Proteins encoded in a region of the Populus nigra chromosome 3, ddPopNigr1.1, whole genome shotgun sequence genome:
- the LOC133688353 gene encoding probably inactive leucine-rich repeat receptor-like protein kinase At5g06940 — protein MATTCTCTFVLCLGLTFFMFSSASSTEADALLSFKGSIQDPKNTLSSWSSNSTVHYCNWTGITCTTSPPLTLTSLNLQSLNLSGEISSSICELTNLALLNLADNFFNQPIPLHLSQCSSLESLNLSNNLIWGPIPDQISQFHSLRVFDLSKNHIEGRIPESFGLLEKLQVLNLGSNLLSGSVPSVFVNLTELVVLDLSQNVYLMSDVPSEIGKLGKLEQLLLQSSGFYGQIPDSFVGLQSLTILDLSQNNLSGMIPQTLVSSLKNLVSFDVSQNKLSGSFPNDICSAPGLKNLGLHTNFFNGSVPNSIGECSNLERFQVQNNEFSGDFPAGLLSLSKIKLVRAENNRFSGAIPDSMSMATQLEQVQIDNNSFTGKIPHGLGLVKSLYRFSASLNGLYGELPPNFCDSPVMSIINLSHNSLSGQIPKMKKCRKLVSLSLADNSLSGEIPPSLADLPVLTYLDLSDNNLTGSIPQGLQNLKLALFNVSFNQLSGEVPPDLVSGLPASFLEGNPGLCGPGLPNSCSVDLPRHHNPVGLSALACALLSIAFGLGILLVAAGFFVFHRSTKWKSEMGGWHSVFFYPLRVTEHDLVVGMDEKSAVGSGGAFGRVYILSLPSGELVAVKKLVNIGNQSSKALKAEVKTLAKIRHKNIIKVLGFCHSEESIFLIYEYLQKGSLGDLISRADFLLQWSDRLKIAIGVAQGLAYLHKHYVPHLLHRNVKSTNILLDADFEPKLTDFALDRIVGEAAFQTTIASESAYSCYNAPECGYTKKATEQMDVYSFGVVLLELIAGRQADQAESVDIVKWVRRKINIANGAVQVLDSKISNSSQQEMLAALDIAIYCTSVLPEKRPSMLEVTRALQSLGSKTLLSDSYLSTPVENSVPV, from the exons ATGGCCACCACCTGCACATGCACTTTTGTTCTCTGCCTTGGCCTCACATTCTTCATGTTTAGTTCAGCTTCTTCAACTGAAGCAGATGCCCTCCTTTCTTTCAAAGGCTCCATTCAAGACCCAAAGAACACTCTTTCAAGCTGGTCCAGCAACTCAACTGTCCATTACTGTAACTGGACTGGAATCACCTGCACTACTTCACCTCCACTCACTCTAACTTCTCTCAACCttcaaagtttgaatctttCTGGTGAAATCTCTTCTTCAATTTGTGAGCTAACCAATTTGGCTCTTCTCAATCTTGCTGACAATTTTTTTAACCAGCCTATACCTTTACACCTTTCTCAATGTAGTTCTTTGGAGAGTTTGAATCTTAGTAACAATCTCATTTGGGGTCCTATCCCAGATCAGATTTCCCAGTTTCATTCTTTGAGAGTTTTTGATCTTAGCAAGAACCATATTGAGGGAAGGATTCCAGAAAGCTTTGGCTTATTGGAGAAGTTGCAAGTACTCAACTTGGGAAGCAACTTGCTTTCAGGTAGTGTTCCTTCTGTATTTGTGAATCTCACTGAGCTTGTTGTTCTTGATCTGTCTCAGAATGTGTACTTGATGAGTGATGTTCCTAGTGAGATTGGGAAACTTGGGAAGCTTGAGCAGCTTTTGTTGCAAAGTTCTGGTTTTTATGGTCAAATTCCTGATTCTTTTGTGGGTTTGCAAAGTTTAACCATTTTGGACCTCTCGCAGAACAATCTAAGTGGTATGATTCCTCAAACACTAGTGTCTTCTCTTAAGAACTTAGTGTCTTTTGATGTTTCTCAAAACAAGCTTTCAGGGTCATTTCCAAATGATATATGCAGTGCACCAGGCCTTAAAAACCTTGGTCTCCACACTAATTTCTTCAATGGTTCGGTACCAAACTCCATTGGTGAATGCTCTAATCTTGAGAggtttcaagttcaaaacaaCGAGTTTTCTGGTGATTTCCCAGCTGGGTTGTTGTCACTAAGCAAAATAAAGCTCGTTAGAGCTGAAAATAACAGATTTTCTGGTGCAATACCAGATTCAATGTCAATGGCAACTCAATTGGAGCAAGTACAGATAGATAACAACAGCTTCACAGGAAAAATCCCCCATGGTCTTGGTTTGGTTAAGAGCTTGTATAGATTCTCTGCATCTCTTAATGGTCTCTATGGTGAATTACCTCCAAATTTTTGTGATTCTCCTGTTATGAGTATCATAAACCTATCCCACAATTCTCTTTCTGGCCAAAttccaaagatgaaaaagtgcaGGAAACTGGTCTCCTTGTCTTTGGCAGACAATAGTCTTAGCGGGGAAATCCCTCCATCCCTTGCCGATTTACCAGTGCTGACTTACCTTGATCTTTCTGATAACAATCTCACCGGTTCAATCCCTCAAGGGCTTCAAAATTTGAAGCTTGCACTCTTCAATGTATCCTTTAATCAACTATCCGGAGAAGTCCCTCCTGATCTAGTCTCTGGACTCCCTGCTTCATTCTTGGAAGGAAATCCTGGCCTTTGTGGCCCAGGATTGCCCAATTCTTGTTCGGTTGATCTGCCAAGACATCATAATCCTGTTGGTCTTAGTGCATTAGCATGTGCCCTTTTATCTATAGCATTTGGCTTGGGAATTTTGCTTGTTGCTGCTGGGTTTTTCGTGTTCCATCGATCCACTAAATGGAAATCTGAAATGGGTGGTTGGCATTCGGTGTTTTTCTACCCTCTCAGAGTCACAGAGCATGATTTAGTCGTTGGGATGGATGAGAAAAGTGCTGTTGGAAGTGGTGGAGCTTTTGGTAGAGTGTACATTTTAAGTTTACCAAGTGGTGAACTGGTTGCTGTAAAAAAGCTAGTCAATATCGGGAACCAATCTTCAAAAGCATTAAAGGCTGAGGTCAAGACATTAGCCAAGATCAGGCATAAGAACATCATTAAAGTTCTTGGATTTTGTCATTCAGAGGAATCAATCTTTCTAATCTATGAGTACTTGCAAAAGGGGAGCTTAGGGGATTTAATTAGCAGAGCAGACTTTCTGTTGCAATGGAGTGATAGGTTGAAGATTGCCATTGGGGTGGCTCAAGGATTGGCATACCTTCACAAACATTATGTCCCACATTTACTTCACAGAAATGTTAAGTCCACGAATATCCTTCTGGATGCGGATTTTGAACCAAAGCTCACGGATTTTGCTCTCGACCGAATTGTGGGAGAAGCTGCATTTCAAACAACAATTGCTTCAGAATCTGCATACTCTTGCTACAATGCTCCTG AATGTGGATACACGAAGAAAGCAACCGAGCAAATGGATGTTTACAGCTTTGGTGTGGTGCTACTAGAGCTGATAGCAGGCCGACAAGCTGATCAAGCAGAATCAGTTGACATTGTGAAGTGGGTGCGAAGGAAAATCAACATCGCTAATGGAGCAGTCCAAGTTCTCGACTCTAAGATATCAAACTCTTCCCAACAAGAGATGCTAGCAGCCCTAGATATTGCCATCTATTGCACTTCTGTGCTACCGGAGAAACGACCATCAATGCTTGAAGTCACTAGAGCTCTCCAGTCTCTAGGCTCAAAAACTCTCCTTTCAGATTCGTACTTGTCCACTCCTGTGGAGAACTCTGTTCcagtataa